A single region of the Drosophila takahashii strain IR98-3 E-12201 chromosome 2R, DtakHiC1v2, whole genome shotgun sequence genome encodes:
- the LOC138912406 gene encoding odorant receptor 46a-like, whose translation MSQHQVLASAFYKYQVWYFQILGVWQLPIWATNHQRRFQSMRFAFILVILCIMLLLFALELLNNISQVREILKVFFMFATEISCMTKLLHLKLESRKLVGLVEMMTSHEFAFKTEQEREILESARAAVVHMRNFYGIMSFGTASLILLVPCFANYEELPLAMFEVCSIQGRICYGLQYLFHSICLLPTCVLNITYDSVAFSLLCFLKVQIQMLVLRLEKLGPVISGRDNEKIARELRECAAYYNKIAQFKNLVELFIKVPGSVQLMCSVLVLVSNLYDMSTMSVANGDAIFMAKTCIYQLVMLWQIFIICYASNEVTVQSSRLCLGIYSSQWTGWNRSNRRILLLMMQRFNSPMLLRTFNPTFVFSLEAFGSIVNCSYSYFALLKRVNS comes from the exons ATGTCTCAGCATCAAGTGCTCGCGAGTGCCTTCTACAAGTACCAGGTGTGGTACTTTCAAATTCTAGGCGTTTGGCAGCTTCCCATTTGGGCAACGAATCACCAGAGACGCTTTCAGTCCATGCGGTTCGCTTTTATCCTGGTTATCCTGTGCATAATGCTGCTGCTTTTTGCCTTGGAGCTCCTGAATAACATCTCCCAAGTTCGGGAGATCTTGAAAGTATTCTTCATGTTCGCCACCGAAATATCCTGCATGACCAAACTATTGCACTTAAAGTTGGAGAGCCGGAAGCTCGTTGGCCTGGTTGAGATGATGACGTCCCATGAGTTCGCATTTAAAACTGAACAGGAAAGGGAGATTTTGGAATCGGCCAGAGCGGCTGTTGTTCATATGAGAAATTTCTATGGCATCATGTCCTTTGGCACGGCTTCACTGATCCTCCTGGTTCCCTGTTTCGCCAACTATGAGGAGCTACCACTGGCCATGTTCGAGGTGTGCAGCATCCAGGGGAGAATCTGCTATGGATTGCAGTACCTCTTCCACTCGATTTGCCTGCTGCCGACTTGCGTCCTCAACATAACCTACGACTCGGTGGCCTTTTCCTTGCTTTGCTTTCTGAAGGTTCAGATCCAGATGCTGGTCCTTAGATTGGAAAAGTTGGGCCCTGTGATCAGTGGGCGGGATAACGAGAAGATCGCCAGGGAGCTGCGTGAATGTGCCGCCTACTACAACAAAATTGCGCAGTTCAAGAATCTGGTGGAGCTGTTTATCAAAGTGCCGGGCTCCGTGCAACTCATGTGCTCCGTACTGGTGCTGGTGTCCAACCTGTATGACATGTCCACCATGTCCGTGGCCAATGGGGATGCCATCTTTATGGCCAAGACCTGCATTTACCAACTGGTAATGCTCTGGCAGATCTTCATCATTTGCTACGCCTCCAACGAGGTGACTGTACAGAGTTCCAGGCTTTGTCTCGGCATCTACAGCTCACAGTGGACAGGTTGGAACAGGTCCAACCGCCGGATTCTCCTGCTTATGATGCAACGCTTCAATTCGCCGATGCTTCTGCGCACCTTTAATCCCACCTTTGTTTTCAGCTTGGAGGCCTTTGGTTCT ATTGTCAATTGCTCGTACAGCTATTTCGCCTTGCTAAAGCGAGTGAACAgttaa